CCTGTACGTATCCCAGCAGCCAACTGTGATGCCTTGTGCCCCGAAGTTTGCACATTCATACTTCTTCTGGATACCTGTCGGCATTCAGAGCAGTTTTAGTATTAAGCCATTCAGATATATTCATCAAATCAAACATTCAACAACATCAATTCTTATTAAAGGCAGGTTCGTGAtcttgagaaaccagcaagagtttGCTAGATtgtaaaaatgatccaaccgaaaaactgagcccagtgttgccaactcttttccaaagAAAGTAGCTaccagcactagctccaaaagtccctaaatctagagagaaacgGCGAACACGACTATTGTtggtactcacagctgtcaagctagcagcttatGGAAGACACTGGTGACGCACAATGAGTGCACGCAGGCTGACAGGTAGCCCATTTAGGTAGCCTGTCCAACATTCaagccgaatgaaatgattggacgggcttattatagtcctgcgacagccacagttatctgatttttttctttgtcagagcatttgatttattcattactgttgggatgtgatgagaatctcaactaatataacaaaatgtttctaaaatctttaccaaccctacctttaacaaCACCATAAGTATTTTGATTgagtgtatttttctttttactataTTCTCTTCTCATGAAAGGAAATAGATTTTAAACCACAACTCAGAGGCACAAATCTACACAAAGTCACAGTatgtaatgaaaatgaaaagggAAGGAAGAATATTTACCCTCGTCACAGTGAGTGTCCTCCAGACAGAAGCTGGCTTTGTGTCCCTCTGCCACTTTAGTGCCGTTTAGAGTCAACAAGTCATAGTGGGTGAAAACCTCCATACTGTGGTAATGTCTGGAttagacaaagaaaaacacaatgttGAAACATCCTATATAGGAAACATCCTATATTTAGCAACTCCACAATAACATACATGCACTTATCCGTGAGCCAATCCAAACAGCATTTACAGCAGGAGTGTGGGGGAAAAGCCTAGCTGCTAGAGGGATATAGGGATTTCCAGGACAGTTAGACGTTGGTAATTAATTGTTAAAGATTCATCCCATATGATTTTATTCAGTTTCACAAATGCAGTCAGTATTCAATAcattgtatttttcattttttcccccctaaaGGATTCATGACACTTTGACATCCAGCATTAGCATTAACATTTACCCAGGTGTATTCATTTGAGAGTAATAGATCAGGTTTCATACAGTCACTATTATAAAAGCAGCAGCAAACTATGAACTGTAGGTCTCGTTGAGGTCTCACCTGTGACATTCGTGCCAAACCCAGGAGTGGTGTGCTGCCCGAGGTTTGAAGTCTGACTGGCCGTTGTTCTGGATCTGGGAGGAGAAGCGGAGAAGGCGGCGGTAGGAGCTGGCTTCGGCATTGTCAGCACTACTGGACAGACAGTGCTCTTCGTGGGCGCACTGTAGCGCGTACATGGGTCGGTCCTCCAGGTAGGTGGTCTGCTCCACTACCTGGGAACTGAGGACCAGGTCTGGGGCCACTGGGAGGGAGAGAGCAACAAGGGACGTGGTGGTTAGGACCAGCATGTATCACAGAAACTAAAAAATCCCAATTAGCTGCATTGCATCAAGTTAGTCTTTGATAAAATGTTTATAAGAAATATTCCTTACTATAAACTTTATATCCAACAGCACAATGCAGTATTATTTCaatttaaatatatgtttttctaCTTCACAGGCCTTCTTTACAGCAGTTATTTTGACTTATCATAGTAGGAAAAGTGCTTGCTATAGTCATGACAAAGTGACAgtgaccctgaaactgaagcagcttaaCTTAAGCAGCTTAAGCATTAACTTTATCCTATACaaatgtgcttttcctactgtgacatgtcaaaatgtctttcaTAAAAAACTGTAAGATAATGAATGTTTACAGTATTTGTATTCTACAGTTTCTTACTCTGAGTACAGGAGACCCCGGCAGCGAAGTGTCCGCCTCCTTTGGGACAGGTAATGTGTTTCCCGTGATGTAGACACTGCTCCAGAGTTAGCTCAGTTCCTGAACATCTCACTCCACTCATTAACACTGCATCAGCTGAGGCATCTCCTTGCCAGTACCATGTTTCCTGATAAAAGAGAAGCACAGAAAACAGATATCACTCAGCTGAAACCCATCAAGCTTTGTCTCAGTTAGTTTCCACTGTAGCGTTATTGAAACGTGTTGCTGAAATAACTGAAAATATACTGTCAATTTGTTGTTGGGAACTACTATTTTATAGAGACAAAGTCCCTTCAATGCATAggctttataattaaaaattCAAGGTGTGTGGCCATGCAAGGCCTGTCTGCcgctgttttaattattttgaatGCTCTGGGATTTTCCCAGGTCATATAAgaggtaagataagataagatattcctttattagtcccacagtggggaaatttgcagtgtacagcagcaaaggggatagtgcaaaaaacaagaagcattggtaaaaaaacaaaaagcaagatacAACACGGTGCAAAAAGCAaatcaaaagtgaaacaaaacatgaacaatttaaatagaaggaaatataaaaataggaaaaaTATAAGACTTAAACGTTTTTGCTTTGTGGTCCGGAGACTATTCCAGCCTATAGACAATCAAATCTACAGTGAGTCAAGTCCAAATCCAGTCTCAAGACCTCGTTTTTATGACTTAAATTAATTTGATATTTGtggaaatacacttattacTCTTTCTTACTGAGACTCAGATGAGaagataccactctcatgtcgagagtggtatcaatcttctcatctgaccCTCTGCCAGAAAAAGAATAAGTGtactttccaaaatgtcaaactattaatTTAAATCTGACTTCCTTCCAAATCTCAAGTCTACAGATTTGTTACATAGGTTCATCTATTTATGCCCGAGTCAGCTGGAATCAAACAGATCATATTGCTCAAACTGTTGTGGAAATTTGTGTGGGAACGTTTTAAACAGAAACATTATCTTAATTTCCTCCTGTGTTTAATTTGCAGACACGTTAATCCCAGTTGTCCCACGGGGCAAATCTAATCAAAGGGTCcatcacacacaacacacacacacagtaagggGTGCTCTGCTGTCCTCACAGTCCTGACTCAGCCTTATTACAGCATTTTGCAGACCACAAGGAAATGAACCGTAGAAAAAACACCCCTCATACTTTCCGTCATTTCCAAGAAAGTGGAGGATTCATGAGAAAGAAATTGAGCTGAGGGATATGGATGTGGGAGTACTTGCTGGTGGGCTGAGGAGCGGTATAGTTTAAGCTTGGTGTCATTTGTTCCATCTGGTGGTGGGGTTCGCCTGCAGAAGTATTTAAAAATTCAGACAGGAAAGAGTCTCTGGAGAGGCTCAGTCCGTGCTCTGCTACGGTAACAAAGAGCAGACGTTTATCACTCCTAAAGCTGCTGTTAACATGAGAAGTCGTATGCAATGGCAACTGTATGCGGTGATAAAGGGACATGTTTTTATGATACGATGACCTGATTATTTGACTTGGCACTGTGCTTTTTAATCACAAGTAGACCCTTTATTTCACACTGGAAGagcaaaatgttgaactgtatTTGGATACTTGACTAAAGGGCGAGTGCTCAAGCAGTGACCGCAAACATGGTGACATGTTTATGTGTTGTTTCATTAGAAGTGCATTGCACATAATTGTCCAAAAGATACTTTAGTGAGATAAACAGCCTCCAACAGATCCAGTCCAAGTTCCACTCCCTGCTGTTATCAACAGACATCCCTGTGATTCACACATACTTTCCAGACCTATATCATCTTAAACCACAAATACAGCACTggttttaaaatagaaatatataaagaacACAATGGGGGTCTTTAACTTTACCAGCCTCTCACCTCATAACATCAAGGGAGCATCGAGGGTCTTCTTTAAAAAGCAAGAGGTAAACGCAAGCAGGACAGAACTGTGACGCTGTCAAGTCATGCCACAGGCTTTAGCGGTGTGAAGCTCCACTAAACTTCAAACAGAAAACGAAGGTTTTCCCATCACTCCCGCCGAGGAATTTAAAGCTCATCTGTGTTTTTGAAGTTTCTAAGACAGTTACAACCTTATTTTGCCCtctgggatcaataaagctcAAAGATTGTTAAAGTGAAAGTTAATGGCATCCACTGACtgacgcacgcacacacagatggaCATTAAAATGAGAAGAACTGTCAGAGTGGTTTCCTCTTGTCCATATTACACATGGCTGCAACTTTCATGTAATGTTCAATCTATTAATCGAATCTAATAACGTAGGGATGCTATCTAAGCTATTAATTATCCTAATTTAGTAACAATCACACTCTAATGTGAGGGAAAAAGACAGCTGAAAAAGCAGAGACTGGGCCTGAGACAACTTTcactatatgtgtgtatatttctTTCCATTTCACCAATTTAACCTGGTGGTTAATCTATTTTCACTTTACGATAACATaacactacaaaaaaaaatcatggtcaTGTTGATGCACACATAGTACATTGAAAATACAAATGACTGTAACTCTATAAATTTTTAGGACAAAACAACAGTGTACAAAAATCCAGAGAGATCCATTTTCTAAATCGGATCTAAATTATTTCCTcttctgtgtttatgacttaagaacaggtgaaaactagaattacggccttgcggttgtatgttttgtgccaaatttgaagaaattccctccaggtgttcctgagatttAGTGCtcacgagaatgggatggacggacggacaacccacaAACATTATGACTCCGGACATTGCTGTCGCTggtgcggaggcataaaaagtaTTTTACCAGGATAGTCTTTCTAAGTTTTTCTAATCTTtctaaatttgtttttttaatctgtgaaaacaggtgaaaataaaagttttgtgttgtaatactcatttccGCCACAAGAGGCAAAGTGCATGGGGAAGTGCACCACTACCTCATGTTCTGaataggactaaaagcattcataTTTAATGTTGTATGTACAAGGTACATATATATGTTGTGTAAGCAAGttatgtaattaattaattttaaaaatgagAGCAACATTTAAACCTTACCTGGAACGCATGGCTAGCAAAGCCCATGCCCAGCTGTCTGCACACAACCATGGCCTCCATGGTCCCCCAGCTGTCACTGCACACTGTGCCCCACACCATAGAGCCGTTCCTCTCTGCCAGAACCTCCACGCGGCCCTCGTAGGGATAACGGCCGCCATTTAACCGAAGCTAAGGACAGAGATAGACAGGTGTGTCCTCCAGTTCTATACAAATCTTTATCTTTTTATACTCTAGAGATACAGAGAGGTACTCACTCTATTTTGGAAGCCCATGGCGGGAACATTACACTTGACTGCTGCGTCTTCCTCGTGGCTGCAGCCCAACGCGTCACGATTGAAGAAGCACTCAGTCAGTGACTTTTCAAAGCCAGAACACTCCACCTCGTTCATGTGGACCGGCCCGATCCCtacagagaaacaaacacataaacacatttaattatATTTCCATTACTGGAAAGAAGAAAGCTGATCTTTGGGTTACACAACGGTTTTGGGAAACACAAGCCTGAGCTGCCCACTATTCCTGAGTTAAACAGCCGTGGCATCGCCTGCTTGCGTGGAACAACAAGTCGATCTAAAGACAGATGGTAAGACTTCCTGTTCCCTAGAATTACCTCACAAGAGGAAACAAGCAGTCAGCTATGTCAAATGGAAATGAGACACTCGAGGCccgtaaaaaaattaaaattctccctctatctttttttttcaagtaaaaaaaaaaagtcatctcaGGGTAGCGGAGTTTCCATAATAACATGTGTGAATACTCGCTCCACGCTGGTTTTCTTCCCATGTGACTGAGCAGGAATGTCTCTAGTGATGTGAGTTCTGAAACTACAGCCAGAGACTGGGACAGACGGGCGGCCAGTGGAGAAAAATAATATCATAACAGGAAGAACACAGTGTCTCTATAAACACACAGTCAATTTCCAGGTCAGACAGATGACTGGAATAgattaaatacattaattattAGAAGCAAATCAGAGATAGCAtggaaaaagttaaaaaaaattaagatatatatatagaggtaTTGTACCTGGGTATGATGCCACAACAGCTTCTTGGCTTTTCTTAAGCGTACATGTTTAAAATAATGCTGGTCGCCAGTAAAAAAAGCCATTACGAAAAAATGGTTAAGTCAACGACCACCCACATTATAACTTTTTGTAATGGAAAAATTAACATTTGCTTTGAGACGTAAGACAGACATAATTATATATGATAAATGCTGGAAAGGAAGTCATGTTTTGTTTGGCTTCATGAACAAAAGTACAGCGTAAGATGCTTTGTACCGATTATTCATCTTGTTTATCAAATGcaagacacacaaaaaaatctcAAATTAGTTcctgaaaaaagtgaaaaatataataaaaacatagaaataCATAGATTGTATAAAAACAAGTCTCCCATACAAATTCAGGAATGATTTCCCATGTACCATTTCAGGTTTATTGACATTCTTCCTAAGACCACTTCAAAGGCttctgaaaacaaacacattcagCTATTTCAAATCTATGGTATGTATATGGCACCATTGTTTTGATCCAGTGGTCAGCTCATAAAGAAATCCATCCCTCAAATAACCTTGTGCACTCTCCAAAAAAGAATTCCTCCTCTGAAACCCATAAAGGCTTTTCTTCCTTGCTGGAACATTCTGTGCGCTCTGGTGTGTTTTTGCTGTGAGAATATGGCGGAGGAGAGCACAACTGATCCAATGCACATGTGATTCTTATGAAACTGTGGTATATTGCATTACGCAAAATCAGGTTCTGGGTCAAAGTACAAGCATTAATGTGCTACTCCATACATTCCCCAATGTATTTATATGCTGACTGAAGGTCTGGACTGATTGAAGTGAGACAAAAACAAGTGGTGGTAAAGAGGCCAAAGATAAGGTGGAGGTTGGGGTCTCTGGTTTTAGTCCACACCTTTCATTTTCACAGCTGGGAATGAGTTCTGCTTGGACTTTTATTTGTGCTGTAAATGTGAAAAGTCATCAAAGCTAAAAACCTGTGAACAGTTAAGTTCAACACTATCTCAAAAAGATCCCTAAATGTGTGGAAGGACTGTTAGAGTCTACCTGTATGGGTGAGAGTTGTGACTCTATGGAGTCAGGAGTGTGCCACCAGAATAACTACATGATTTCTGCTAAACCCGACCAACACTGGATATTTGAGGCCATGTTTAAAAAGGACCTGTGTTttacatttagggggatctattagcagaaatggaatataatattcatagctacgttttcatttgtgtataatcatctgaaactaagaatcgttgtttccgttatgtattttttttatttgtgaagggGGAGTATTCTAGCTAAAACCGGTTCTTAAGTTGCTCtctaattataattaatatatgaGTTGATACATTaaagaataataatagttacattttaaattgattaattacatttgcatttaaatgATGATTTGTAAGACTCTCCctcctaaaaaaaatatattcttttaatcattttactttactttacttttttaattcTGGCACACTTCAACCTCCATATACGTCTTCCACCATTTACAGTAGTGCTATATTATAGAGTGATTAATCTGTTGGTCATACCTTGTCCCAGTCGGGCGCCAGTCAAGGCCTCTTTGGCGCTACCGAACCCCAGCTCTCGACACACCACGGTGGCAGCTCGAATGTTCCAGTTGTCGTCACACACCGTCCCCCACTCCCCGTTCTTCAACACCTCCACTCGCCCCTCGCCAATATTAGCTCCGCCTCTTAGACGCACCAAGGGTTGCTACGGAAACAGTCCaccaaaaagtaaaaattagtttaaatgttacAGAGAACAGTCTTtcaaatttaaattattattgctAAAATCTACAGCAATTGATGAAGTCTAATTTAACTGGATTTATTTACTTTAGTATTCAACTCTTTTAACTTGGACATAATTAAAATATGCAGCCACAATTTGACAATATCCGTAAGTCATATCCTGAATAATGATTTGCTCAGGATCAATAAACAAGCAGGCAGCAGAGTCACCATGCTGCACACGTTGCTCATAACTGCATTACAGATGTAAATAAAACAAGCCGACACTCCtggttttattttgtcaacAGTATCTTGAACTGTTGTTGCTTATTTTGCGGTGTAGACAGAAAATAGGTGTTACCTTGGTAATAACTTATACACAGTAAACACCAAGCGGGAATCCTGATAATTTGATTGTAAACATGAGAGATGTTTAGCGTTCATCcattcaaatgtttccagatGCTTGACTACAGGGATTATTAAGCAGGAAATGTTTAAATCCAGTGCTGGACTCAAACCAAGAAGTGATTATAGGATAGTATATCATGTGCTTACCAAGCTCTGTCgttacattataaatgtgtgtggttcttataatataataataataatgcagcaACATATCTGGATAGCAAACACTTTGAATTGGACGTTCAAATGAGCACTATAAAATCCCatgcttgttttttcttttgaaaataaTTATGAATTAATTGAAGAAGTAATGAGAAGTTATTCCAGAAATGTCACAAACATCTGCAGCGTGTGAAACTAATATCAGCCATATGGTTCCATAAACTGTCTTGTTgaagtgtctgtgtgttgatAGTTTTTAGTTTATAGTTGCTCTCCCACTAGGGAAGACTCAGTCCTCCAGATGGGATTACTCTTAACAGAGTACATGACTGTTCCCCCCTTATTAGAAACACTCAGATTTTCCACACATCTGATTCTGCTCAGTCTAACAAAATCAACAAAATCCAAAGCAATTGTTTATCTTAACCACCCTCCTTTGCAGGATATGCTGCCTGCATTCACACAGTAATTTATCGAGGcttttaaaaacagtttatgGCATGTATAGCAGCTGAAGCCCAGTTTTACTTCTGTCTCATTATTTCAGTATGCACTGTTGTAATAAGTAAGTTAGCTGTCTGTGCTGTGGTCTGTTGAGATTCTAGTTTAAACGGCCAATAACACAAATGAAGTGTTGCACATGGCCACAGAAACAGTTGAACACAGTAAGGACGAGAGTTTCAAACCCAGGACTTTCTTCCTATGAAGCGACAGAGCTAAGCACAATCTGACCTACCTCCACCCTGTAGGCCTTCCTGTAGCCGGCACTGACGCTGGGAGCAAAGGCACGTCCAGGTACACAGCTGACCACTACAGGCATGCCTTTCTCACAGGTGCTGTTGCCCTTCAGCTGTATCTCTCCACCCATCTTACAGTCGGTCAGGTCGGCCTCGTTGCCTGTGCAGTTGACAGAGAAACCCCAGTAGTTCTTCTTACGACGCTTGGCCAGCAATCTGAGAAGGAACGATATAATAATGCGATCTATTACAAATTGTACTGTATGCTTTTTCTGTTCGTTTGTATAAGTTTACATTACTGCCAACTATAATTGAAAGCGTGTCctcattttttatgttaaagaaTGTCAGCATTTTTCCAGTCTTTAGGGTACAGTTCATGCCAAAACCTGCAGACTTGAAACTTCAGAAAGGCAATTCATCGCAACGAAAACATATCGTCagtcttttttgttattttatgttatgtcATCGTTGCATAGATTGTTTTGAAAAGTGGTCCGCTTGGTGCGTTCAAGTGCTGGTGAGAGGCTCTGACATCGAACACTTAATCATCACCTGCATAAGATTCAGATGTCATGAGATTTCCACGAGCACATCATATAACAGCAAAGAGGAAAACAGTTACCAAAGATATGATGGCATATGGATGTGAGGGACTTTCTATATCAAGTAAGTTTCATATCAACTGATTAGGAAGGCTGGCTGTGTGCTGGGGACTGCCCTGGAGCCCCTAGAGTTGGTTGTTGAGAGAAGGATGTTGCACAAACTGCTAAGCATAATGGAAAACACTTGACATCCCCTGCACGATCTACTGGTCAGACAGCAGAGTGTTTTTCAGTGGGAGGCTCCTTCAAGTCCGCTGTAATAAGGACCCGTACAGGAAATCGTTCCTGCCCACAGCCATATCAACATACAATGACTCTCCTCTGTGCCAGGCGAGGAGACTTATCTTCTGAGTGGCATTGCACAACGCATATTCTACTTTCAATTTGCACAACAGAGATATATCTTTAaatctattttattgtatttttttatttcttttagcaAGTTTAAAGAAGTCGGTATGTACATTTATATAGAGATTtgtaaatacagtgtttttcGTACCTACTACGTGTCTTTTTGTGTGAGTGATGCACGTTTTTTGTGATCTATGTAAATTGCTGCTTTAACACCATAATTTCTcttttgggatcaataaagtcaatttatctatctatctatatcatACTAGAAATGCAGGTATGAAAAACAATCTTCAAAATCTAAAAAAGTGTGGTTTTGAAAATGGTTGGCAGTATTGTAAAGTCTTTAAAACATCAAAAACATCATTAGCACGTAAAATATTTGACCATTCTTTCTCACactattattaaaaatattaaggAGCTGTTTTATGGGAAGTAGGAATTTTTTGTTCAACAATAAGTATACTACACTGTGAAGCACAATGAGGGTATTGTTGTGAGGGTACCTTAACATTCTCACATACTTGGAAGTCATCAACTAAGGGTCATTGAGGAACTCAACAACAGGTTCGGTCCTTTGGAAGAAGCAGACCATGTAATGAAACCAGCATGAGCTACATTTACAGCCTTTCAGATCTTACAGCTTATCCAGATGCTGTAAACAGAATGTAGCTCAGTCGGTGTAGTCGTTTGAATACAAGGACATTTTGTGGTCCGTGAAATCATTTTGAAGAGACCGCTTTTAATTTTGTTGGACTGTTATTTGCATGTTCCTTTGTTGTTCCAGATAAGAAACACATTGGATGTGATCTTTCACCTCTGTAAAAGAGTGAACCATGTGACACCACATGCTTTAAAacccacaaaaaaacaaagtgctcATTGCTGGTTTGATGTGTCTTATCGTGTGCTTCCTTCAGTTAAAATGCATCCATATGCAAGATTAGCATCAAATCAGATGAGATCATGTCTACCAAAACTATAAAAATAGAAACTGTTTTAATCGAAGTCATCTTCTTTGCCTTCATCTTATTATATCATAGCCAGAAGCGTCAATTTGAATATCAAGCTGCAAATTTGACCACATTATACGTGATCATCGTGTTGACTCACAACGTTTGTACATAAATGCATGTCTGATGTCTCTCTGGGCTTAATTTAACTGTGGTTGGACTGTGGCTCTAGGAGCCCTTCAGATGATTGTAGAGACCAACACTGACGGGATGTACATAATGAATAGATTGGACATATGAAAACATAAACTCCAGCACATAAAGTTCACTGAAGACCAAACCAACCAAGAGATGTTCTTCTTGGAGGGCAGGTAGCCACAtttgtttctaaaaaaaaatttgattattgGGTTTGTACCTCAAGCTGAGCTATTTAAGGAGATGAACATGGTGTTCTCTTTCATGCAGTTAGCAGATCAGGAGAGTTGCTCATGTGGTTATTCTCTTAAGCATCCGTTTTCTTTTGAACTTCAGTTCTCATGTTAGCAGATTAAAATTATAAGACACGAAGTGTTCTAGGAAATAGCTGGCTTTGTGTTAGCCTACATATTAACATTTTGCTCAGAGGGAAATAATTAGATGCAGCCAAAAGAGCCACTGTTTCACAGCGTACTGCACTCAGTGGCTTCCCAGCAAGGCCCATCCTTCATCCTCTAAGACTTCTTCTGGCAGTGTTTGGCTTCCTGTCAAGAATCTCCAGAATGAAGTCTGTTTAATCTCAGTGTGGAAAACGGATGAAGGGTTGAGTGATGACCAGTGTAAACAAATGTGGGTACGTAACATTTCTTCACATCAGTTTGCTACGATAAAACATTcctaaaagacctgaaaatcaaCAGTACCTTCTAGGAAATGCAATATTATTAACATAAAAAGTGTTTGTATCATGCAGGAATATGTGGTGCGCCTCAAATGACAACATGTTCTTCTTGGAGGGcatttatttctaaaaaaaacattttattattggATGTATACCTCAGGCTGTGCTGTTTTTGAGAGAAACATGGTGTTCTCTTAAGTTGCATGCCGTTAGCAGATCAGGAGATTTGCTCATGTGGTTATTCTCGCACGTACCGTAagcatctgttttattttgaacttCAGTTCCCATTTTTCCCCACTACCTGTTTATGTCGGATTACTCACTTGTAGGGTCTGCTATTGAAGTGCTTGTCCCCGGGGAAGCCGTACATGCCACAGATGACCCTGCTGTTCTTCTCCGTCCACTCCTCGTCACAGATCTGTCTCCACTTGCCTCCGTCTTTCACCTCCAAAAAGCCCTCAGTGATGGGAATCCTTTTCCTGTGAGAGTAAGTGGCCCTGAGCCTCACATCCTCCACCTGCACCATCGAACCCTGAGAAACAGCAGAGGAAATGTTTCATCACTGCATGCCATATGTCAGGAAATGTACACAAAGTTTGACCTCtttaaaagggacagtgtgCATGATTTGGTGGCACCTAGTGGTGTGGTTacagattgtaaccaactgagtacccctttgCTCACTACTTCCTTTCCAAGACCGTGGTAACGTGAGGCGCCACGTGCAAAAATGTGTTAAccccgttcgcctcgctcagaggccatccttactataataacactactttaggagcaacggaagtcagatggtcGCAGGCACTACCACGGTTTTGTGCTctgcgactcacgttaccgaagtttcacaagtgtgtcggagaactacggtgaccttcaggtaacgtaaaaacgcaaaagggtctctagagccagtgtgtggtttgtctgttctgggctactgtagaaacatggctgaTGGCTGAGCagcatggcggactccgtgaagaggacctgaatgaagggctcattc
This portion of the Sebastes fasciatus isolate fSebFas1 chromosome 1, fSebFas1.pri, whole genome shotgun sequence genome encodes:
- the loxl2a gene encoding lysyl oxidase homolog 2A, which encodes MLRPAAIPCLLSTLLCMLALCSAQSESSPPVIQLRLAGEKRKHYEGRVEVFYNGEWGTVCDDDFSISAAQVVCRELGFINAETWSPSAKYGRGEGRIWLDNLHCNGGEKSLAQCHSNGFGVSDCKHSEDVGVVCSQKRIPGFKFIRNQASNDEGSMVQVEDVRLRATYSHRKRIPITEGFLEVKDGGKWRQICDEEWTEKNSRVICGMYGFPGDKHFNSRPYKLLAKRRKKNYWGFSVNCTGNEADLTDCKMGGEIQLKGNSTCEKGMPVVVSCVPGRAFAPSVSAGYRKAYRVEQPLVRLRGGANIGEGRVEVLKNGEWGTVCDDNWNIRAATVVCRELGFGSAKEALTGARLGQGIGPVHMNEVECSGFEKSLTECFFNRDALGCSHEEDAAVKCNVPAMGFQNRLRLNGGRYPYEGRVEVLAERNGSMVWGTVCSDSWGTMEAMVVCRQLGMGFASHAFQETWYWQGDASADAVLMSGVRCSGTELTLEQCLHHGKHITCPKGGGHFAAGVSCTQMAPDLVLSSQVVEQTTYLEDRPMYALQCAHEEHCLSSSADNAEASSYRRLLRFSSQIQNNGQSDFKPRAAHHSWVWHECHRHYHSMEVFTHYDLLTLNGTKVAEGHKASFCLEDTHCDEGIQKKYECANFGAQGITVGCWDTYRHDIDCQWIDITDVKPGDYIFQVVINPNYEVAESDYTNNIMRCRSRYDGQRIWTYNCHIGGSRSSETEDIFPGLLNNELSHR